CGGTTGACCTACGGGCGACGTCGACCTCGGGTGACATCGAGATCAACGCCGTCGAGGGTGTGTTCGAGGTGAGCGCAACTTCAGGTAATGTACGGATTGTCGGAGTCACCGGTGATTGTGACGTCGAAACTACCTCTGGCGATTTGATGCTGCAGGAAGTCCGGGGCAACGTTGAAGTGAAGGCAACCTCATCGAACGCGCGCTGTGAGAATATCACCGGCAACATCAACCTGCAGGCAACCTCCGGCGACACGGAGATCCTCTGGCTGACCGGCACGCTGTCCATCACCAAGACCTCCGGAATCGTCCGGGCCGAGAAGTGTTCGGGGGATATCGAGGTGAAGGCGACTTCCGGGGACATCACGGTCGATCAGCGTGAAGGCGGTCTGCAGATTTCGACGACCTCCGGCAATGTTGAGGTGTTATCGGAGTTCGCCAAGGGGCGCCGTTATGAGATCGAAACAATCTCGGGGGATATTCGGGTCAAAGCGCCGGCCGAAGTGAAGGGAGACGTCCGGATTGAGACCCTGTCGGGCTCAATCGACACCGATCTGGCGCTGGAAGTGCGGTCGGTCAATCGTAAGAAGATCGAAGGAAAACTCGGAGGTGGCGGC
This Candidatus Zixiibacteriota bacterium DNA region includes the following protein-coding sequences:
- a CDS encoding DUF4097 family beta strand repeat protein, with the translated sequence MCSRLQTTMFLLLTGLLMTTAASAKEYRFEDSREYPVQAGFKLTVTNTSGNLTITKTSGDKVIVHITKILDASSREEAEEREDLIEVDIDAADNRIDIDTRYSQRGRGFFEQLFGIGSTSSRQVNYEIEVPTTVDLRATSTSGDIEINAVEGVFEVSATSGNVRIVGVTGDCDVETTSGDLMLQEVRGNVEVKATSSNARCENITGNINLQATSGDTEILWLTGTLSITKTSGIVRAEKCSGDIEVKATSGDITVDQREGGLQISTTSGNVEVLSEFAKGRRYEIETISGDIRVKAPAEVKGDVRIETLSGSIDTDLALEVRSVNRKKIEGKLGGGGIPIDLSSTSGDIVLEEF